A stretch of Vigna angularis cultivar LongXiaoDou No.4 chromosome 4, ASM1680809v1, whole genome shotgun sequence DNA encodes these proteins:
- the LOC108321099 gene encoding uncharacterized protein LOC108321099, with protein sequence MRGTKILRSRRLGTSRNRSISFCFRREISCTARSISLRKSSSRNANSPASTLSLKKWFLSRGGGITLATWLSKTTAEEQTSVLLILKVLCHFPLHKAIPFLFWLTDAGDSRFEGRERVQYTRE encoded by the exons ATGCGTGGAACGAAGATTTTGCGGAGCAGGAGATTGGGAACTTCGCGGAATCGTTCCATAAGTTTTTGCTTTCGCAGAGAGATCTCTTGCACAGCCAGATCGATCAGTTTGAGGAAATCGTCGTCACGCAATGCAAACTCACCGGCGTCAACCCTCTCTCTCAAGAAATG GTTTTTGAGCAGAGGCGGTGGAATAACTTTAGCTACTTGGTTGAGTAAGACAACTGCTGAGGAGCAAACCAGTGTCCTTCTTATCTTGAAG gTTCTTTGTCATTTTCCTTTACATAAAGCCATTCCCTTTTTGTTCTGGTTGACTGAT GCTGGAGATTCCCGGTTTGAAGGTCGTGAGCGTGTGCAATATACCAGGGAGTAG